The Aedes albopictus strain Foshan chromosome 2, AalbF5, whole genome shotgun sequence region tgctttacgaaaaaacaatcatttccataattttgcaaatgtgtaacttgcgcttccttgtggcaaaatttcgaaacaagtggaccattaccTGTAAGcctttgacctaccaaacaactttgtaagtgaccagaattctgagatatattaaatttaaagtttgcttgacctctagcaccgcctagtggtatatacaaaggcatgctaagttttaaaaattgcctaaaacaagttgtatccttttataaagtccaccaaaactattcaaattttgattacttgttcctcaacgagtttgatttaattggtccaaatttgggcttgattgattattcaactttacacgaaattagagcccttctatctatatctagtttttgacttccgtttatcaaataactgtaccttaggactaagcgaaccgaattaaattaaattttgaaagtttgtgactaatgtattggtcttcatgtatcgttggactcgactaaaatatgaccaaaggcaaaaaagttgcaatttattgaaaacttttcgaaaagttctaatgattcgaatgttttatccaagggctaaaagtctctttaataaagacaaatcaatcaaatcaatcgaatgttttattttgtaaatttgctattactttgtaaaacattctgatattgtatagagaataattaatcagcagattaaTGAAATGACAGagcttggcagaaacatttttgtcttcgtaaatacgactctagacccattgtgcagtgaaaagcccgcatccagcaggttgctgtttgcaagtggaaaattccatgtagacaataggacgcgaagctcagcagcgaagcgaaagttatttttagacgcaacccggttcaacttctcgggtttgaatggaggtgtttgtgtgtagtgatGGTAGTgatatggaagctatggaaccgtgtagcgcatcttaatacaacgaatggattatgatttatcacattttctgtacgttttcaaTACATAAATTGgaagaaaaggcatatctcaatttttggtagcttttcttgttttgcgtgtagtttttgttttagagcgattttaaaaTTTCGAATCGAAGTGTGCCGCGCGCGAGGAAGGACGCAAGAAAATTTGTGTGCTGTGTTTTGGTCGTGCTGCTGTcattttttttaaccaatttgGATGATGGACACTCAAAAATTGTGATTAATTACAATTGATTTAAAAATGTAATTATGATTGTGTGGACTGTGGAGTGTTTGTTTGTGCCAGTTTAAAGCAGATTTTGGAATGGACTTGCAGCCTAGTAGTGCTACATTTCCAATCTGTGCGAGAAGTGTTTTTTTGTACTGGTGCAATCCGGCAAATAACTGACTGCCCGGAGGAGTGAATCGGAGGCTTTTTATTTCTTCTTCATTCGGATGGTGCTCGGAGACTTCAATCATAAACAATGGTTGAAGTTTTACGCGTAAATACGCGAGTAGCAGCTTGAAGATCCGAAACAAACTTCGTGGTAACTCCTGTGGACCGGTCATGGGCCAATGGGTATAGCAACTCAAGCAATAGCAAGCCAGCAGGATTTTTGTGGTCCATCCGCGGTGTAACAAAGTTTAAATTTGGTGAGATGAGGTGGTTTTATATACATATAATTAGTTAATGCTATTTCAAGTCTATTCAGGTAAATGAAAATTAGGTATTCTGCaatattttctacaaattactaaTTTTATGAGTTTGTTCTGATGTGCATTGTGAAGTTGTCTGAAACTTGTTATAATTATACTGACATTTTCCatactaccgtcgttgggggtgagaatgggtcaaaaaaggatacacaaagattgtttgttaaataacaaatgcagttgaagtcggaataactttttatttggtatgtagggtattggttcccttattaagcatgtggctcccattttcatcctacgaaaaacaaagaattgtAGCGCTGTTTgctttatttcttatttttgtattttttgttagaagtgagcacgcatgaaaacaaaaagaacggagtcaatcggtgccgtaatcgcttgttttcgaataggatgagtaTGGgaacatgagattactgatggcacacataccctagactcttctatatggtaatgatagtttagcaagaaagtatcacattatatgaattgtctagtaaactacaaatgactgaaaattgacccaatctccccccttagagggggtgagaatgggtcaaagtattcaaagTCGCCTATTtaagaatacaagttaattttattgatcatatctggtAAACCTActcaaaatacaatgtaaccatgacgaatgaaaacttaggtaatttttaaAGATGATTAATTCACCTAAAAGGACTAATACAAtctaaaaaattgttgaaatttgataaaataaaatttgtatgttgcatcgccatttttagccaccataatctcCTCATTTAAAGtgtcaacctccatgagaggaggggggattacaatgagggagagatgcattgaaagatttattgaaaaaaaaaatcgattttcgttcgTCTTTCGAAATTttgtcatgttaccggttttatggccccggtatttcctgaatgccactaccgtctggtagtttcacgatatttccttgaaatttgaaaaatgagtggagaagaaaaacgccatcaagtctattttgtgagcttacgatattgcagtacactaaagattagctgatgatcagaggagctgtccaaacgcatgagtttattgttataaatgattttaggcactaaacgtatgaacacactcgcttgactcTTCTTCGACATCTTTTCGATAAAAagacgtgcttttatgaagatacggtaaacatggcaccactctaacgtcaaatggggactggataacaagttgaatttttagttaaggttatgtgtactcgataacttgcttgacccaatctcacccccattcttaatatttagacatagggtcaaaaatattgaatttttaaatgaaaagtgcattgacagcccgcttttttcgttgcatcaaccaggtaatacctacagctaaccacaaATAAGacaatttatggttaggtacttgtgtgaaacattacgaagaagaaattttttcagagtgataaaCTAGTAGTTTCattatataagtttagccacaaatttaactaaaaaacaattattgccaaacatcttattctgcatcatgacgtgtaaaacatcttctctttgaaataatataaagtttactatataaattagcgatagttgatgagctatttccaattttatgtttctccgttttgacccaatctcaccccccagacccattgtcacccccattgaCGGTATTTATCATATTATTTATCGTTTGGGGAAGGGATCATTAcacttttttttctcgtttcagagagcgagtaatggcgcttaagcctaggcattagggccaggatacagagtaaacacctgtgttccatcccaggaaactaaggaccaaggggtgacattaaccgtCTTAGCAtcatcacccccaccgattttcaagGTTTTTTGCTTTTCGAAAGgctgagtggttggtacgagatgtccccactctatAGCTTTCTTGTaaaatcaataacgctgcacagtgggcctggccgctttaatgcttgtaatgcacaTCTGATGTACTACAagaattaataatgacaagaaaaatggtagaattagtcggttcaatcattttccaggattctttcaatgaatggctgtgtatgtgtagactagactagactagactagactagagcgatttaaaatttcataggatttacaatatacaagggcccatatagccgaggcggtaaacgcacgggtattcagcatgaccatgctgagggtgacgggttcgattcccggtcggtccaggatcttttcgtaaaggaaatttccttgacttccttgggcatagagtatcttcgtgcctgccacacgatatacacatgcaaaatggtcattggcagaggaagctctcagttaataactgtggaagtgctcatagaacactaagctgagaagcaggctttgtcccagtgaggacgttacgccaagaagaggagggagGATTTACAATGAAACGTGACGTTCATGCGTccacttttcagaatgtgacaaatcggcgttgctttttttcaacaattttcggaacaaactacctatttttatttccctatatgatagtacaccatgatacatgatcataggctgcaaaatctcaatattgccaaaaatgcacatgtgacaattatgcttccaccggcagtgcaCAGTATAatctattatgatcagattttcttaaacattggctatgaacatcagtgtgcagtttgacgaaacagttttgttgaaaactatcctcaagggtaatttatgaaattgcaaaaaacgttgtacgcaactcgggaCAGAACAGAACTCGATTtctccagcactcgtcgtaattatccaactcggcaagcctcgttggataaatgcacgactcgtgctgtaaaaatcgtcattctgcacctttttgcgtaaactactattatgcaATATAGTATCATATTTTTTTACTTACtcgtttcagtatcataatggtacacttttccgTACTGGTATCAAATATCAGGTatgaggcacgttatcctccatttgggacatttgtcaCATCGCCATAATAAAAGCCTATTTTATCATCTACCTGAGAAAAAAGGACGAAaaaaggataaggatggggataaggacaggtagggaaataggaagaaAAACACCCTGGAAGAGTGCACTAACGCACATGGGTTCAAATAGCgcactttgacagatttgtaagatacttcgccacccttggagatggctcagtgcaatacaatttggtttgacgacatggctcccaactattccagtattgtctgtgttgagtggcagcccaggtgtgaatctgaagctttgcccaacacttcgatataggaatagctggctcagggccaattaagtcatgtgatgctccagtgcgagctaactcatcagccatttcattaCCAGCGATGACCAGGTACTCATACAAGATGAAAAGCGTTTGCTGAAATCAGCTCCTCTATTTGAGCTCGACAAGCGATGACTATCTTCGATTTTGAGTTGAccaaagcaagtgctttaatagcaggctggccatctgaacagaagtatattactttgcccattacgcgcTGCCGAAGTACCGattgcacataagagcaaagatttcggcctgaaaaacggtccAGTGTCTACCAAgagagtaagactgatacagccttggcacacgagaataaacaccagcacctgcttgaccttcgagccatcagtgtaacatatgaTACCGTCTGAAATACTCCTCTCGAATATATCCAGATGACCACTCATGCAATCCTCATGAGgtgaattttcatcaaaatccatcaaaTAAAGGGATCTTTAGGAGAAATACCAATAAAATGATCACTGGGCCCAAATTGTAGACACAATGTCACTAAATTGATACATATTCTTCCAAAAGCGTGCACTTTATCCTAGATTTTATAGACAATTCACTTCTTGCAGGTCAGCCACGTTTCACAATCAAGTGTAACAATTGGGGCCTCCCCCTATCCGGCATCAATGAGACCCCCACTTctacaactgcctcagggtcggcatacgcGCTTGACTCACCGCGACCAAGAAAACACTTGAGTACCGAATTACAAACACTTCTACCACtttattaaaactttttacaCACAGGTACCTTTACTTCCTCCCCCACTTCCTTACAGCCTATCTCGTACCTTAACTTCCTATCCTCTTCTTCTTCCCTTTTACGGTCGGCGGGCCCCCTTCTTCTTTTCCGCAACCACTTTCACCATTCTCCTTCCTCGTCGCTGGCTCGTCCCTCTCGTCCGTCGACACTACGACGGCTTCCTTCCTGTTCGCTACCGACAAGTACGCTCCGGTGGcaaatgtgccccactttcccctatcacgcaagagaaaatgaaaaacgtcaaacgcgggagcaccatcatcagcagcaagttgctcacccgccgccggcaccaccatcatcgccactcatcgatgtaaacacgcgctcgtgagtgaacgcgcgcgttgccgccaccgccaccgtcgggaactcagcgtcatcatcatcatcgccgtcatcgcGCGCGGAGAGAGCCGACCGCGTGTGTTGCAGTGACACCAGATTTCCGGATTGTTCTGGAGTTTTCGAATTCTTGTCGTGCAACATTTTTGAGCGCTATAAAAGCGAACATGGACCGACGTACTGCGAAAACAGTTTATTCTGACCCGGCTAACGGTCAAGTGTTAAGTGAAGTGAAGTATACTTATAAGCGTTGGCGTGGCTTAGACAACGCCAAGTTAAGAGGAATAAAGTGCTTTAGTGTGAAAGTACTTCCCGTGTGTTCTTTCTTGCGAGGAAGAAtttcccgtttgaggcactgcggagccctcAACATTTGGTCCGTCCGAACCGGATTCAGTGCCCGTGGAGTGGAACCGGCCTACAGTCCCCGGTTCACCATCGACTCctgctggtcatcgaggcgaccagtcgaggaatccctgccggtctgtggacgatcggcaccaacggtgtcttctttgccgccggcaaagacaccatccaTCGGAGGATTTCTGCTGATCGAGGAGTGATCAGTGGAAACGGGGCCCtttcccctggaggattttccgccgGTCAGTGAGGAGATCGGCACAAGTGCGACGTTTCCCTGGTCAACAAGGAGACCAGCCGAGGATCCCCGTCGGTCAGAGGAGATCGGCACTTTCGGTGACAACCTGCGAGGACACCGAAGAGGAGAACTTCGACCAACCGTCGGTCGTAACCCCCCACCCAAACAAAGTGCGTGTGACGAAGAGAGATGTCGCCTCTGAATCACACACCGAAATCGGAGAATAAGAAAAAGGACAAGAAGAAGGAAGAGATGGATGACGTCAAGACCCTCATCTATCACCGTGGCCAAATCAAGAGGAAGGTCACAATGATCAACCAAACCCTGCAGGAAGCAGAGGACGATTTGACGAAGATCACGCCTTCACTGCTGAGGGTCTTCGCGAAGAGGCTGGAGCTGCACTACCAGGAGTACGAAGCAGCTCACCGAGAAGTGCTGGATGCTACACCGCCGTCCAAATTCGAGGAGCAGGGTGAAATGCAGATGGCTTTCGACATGCTGCATATCGAAGCGACGGATCGACTCGAGCGGCTCTCCACGAAGCTGACTGCCGGTGGTGCTCCTGCAATGGCAACCGGCAACCCACAGGTCATCATCCACCAACAACCGTTGCGAGCTCCGATTCCCAGCTTCGATGGGAAAGTGGAGAATTGGCCGAAGTTCCGAGCAATGTTTGAGGACATCGTCGTGCGCAGCAACGAATCCGACGCCATGAAGCTGCACCATCTTGACAAGGCCCTACTCGGCGAAGCGTCGGGATGGATTACAGCAAAAATGATCCAGGAGAATAACTTCCAGCAGACCTGGAAGCAGCTTCAAGACCAGTTCGAAAATCCTCGTGTGATCGTTGACACCCATCTGGCGGGTCTCTTGGAGCTGAAGCCGATTGCGAAGAGGAACCACAAAGACCTGCTGGAGCTGGTCAAGGCGGTCAACCGGCACATCGGAGGACTAGAGTATCAAGGCGTAAAGGTCGACGCGATGTCTGGTCTCTTGCTGACAAAGATCATCACGGCCCGACTGGATGACCAGACACTTCAGCTGTGGGAGAGGACCCAGGAGCACGGTAAGCTGCCTGACTTCGACAAGACCATGCAATTCCTGCAGAACGAGTGTCAGGTGTTGGAGCGATTTCAGAACCGTCAACACCAAGCATCTACAACGAAGGAAGGAAGCTTCAGGCCATCCAACACGAAGTCTACAAGCCAGAAAGTGCACGCTGCAACCCCGACGAGCAAGCCTCAGCGTTGTCTACTGTGCGACGAGGATCATCGCCACTTCGAGTGCCCTATGTTCAACAAGTGGACAACAACGCAACGTACAGAGAAGGTAAAGGAGTTGAATCTGTGCTTCAACTGTCTAAGTCCAGGACATCGATCCGCCAAGTGCCCATCCAGGAAGACTTGTGCGGAGTGCCAGCGAAGGCACCACACGCTTCTGCATGAGATCCCGAAGCCATCACCAGAGAAGCTCGCTCAACCGGTACAGCAGGCAAGCACAGCTCCAGTGAACCAACCGGCGTCGCCATCGCAGTTACCTTCTCGATCATCGTCAAACACGGCTGTTCCGAACAACCAACCGTTGGAACAGAAGACGGTGATGCTCATGACAGCTCTGGTGAATTTGCGAGACCTCTGCAACAGGAAGGTACCCTGTCGTGTGCTTCTGGATTCTGGATCGCAGATGAGCTTCATTTCACGGAGTATGGCAGATCGTCTGGCGGTACACCGGGCTCCAACGCTTGTACCAATTACGGGAGTAGGTGCATCCAGGACTTGCGCTCATGAGAAGTTGTCTGTGGCAGTCGAATCCAGGTACACTGACTTCTCAACGATGGTCGAATGCTTGGTGATTCCCGAGGTGACAGGAGTCATCCCCACGACCCAGCTGGATATCTCGAAGTGGCCGATTCCGACATCCGTGTTTCTGGCTGATCCCGAGTTCAATACGCCTGGCCAAATCGATATGCTGCTTGGCGTATCCCATTTCCTCCGACTGCTCAAATTGGGAAGAATCCAGCTGCGAGAGGACTTGCCCGACCTCCAGGAGACGCAATTTGGATGGGTGGTCGCTGGTGACGTCGAGGAAGAACAGAACGATCAGCAGTGCTACGTATCCACAGCCAGCACACTCTCCGAGACCATGAAAAGGTTTTGGGAAGTCGAAGAAGTCAACGATGCTGATCAACCTACGGACCAGGAGGAATGCGAAAAGAAGTTTCAGGATACCCACTATCGAGACGTGGACGGCAGATATGTTGTATCGCTGCCTTTCCGAGAATATCCTCCCCAGCTAAAGGACAACCAAAAGTTAGCCCTGCGTCGCTTCTTTTCCCTCGAAAGGCGGATGAAGAAGGATCCTGCTCTCAAACTCCAGTACAGCAAGTTCATCGACGACTACGAAGCCCAGGGACACTGCCGAGAGATCTTCGAGGATTGCGATGCACCGAGTCGACCCCGTTACTACATGCCCCATCATGCGGTACTTCGTCCATCGAGCTCCAGTACAAAGCTTCGTGTGGTTTTTGATGCATCAGCCAAGGCTTCGCCATCTGACGTTGCTCTCAATCAAGCTCTTCTGGTGGGAGCAACAGTGCAGAACGACATCTTCGTTATCCTCGTTCgcttcttcaagcaattctttgTTTTCACAGCTGATATTTCGAAGATGTGTCGGCAGATCAAGGTAGTTCCAGCCCATTCGAGCTTCCAAAGGATTTTCTGGCGAGATGATCCTGCGCAACCTCTTCGGGTACTGGAGTTAACAACGGTGACGTATGGAACAGCGTGCGCTCCATTCCTCGCGACAAGGTGTTTGTTGCAGCTGAGTATCGACGAGGCCGACTCCTTCCCCATCGCTGCGAACATCATCCGAGAAGATTGCTACGTCGACATCTTATCTGGAGCTGATAGCGTAGCCGAAGCCATCGAATACCAGACCCAGCTTATTGGAATGCTGAAATCCGCTGGGTTCCCTGTTCATGAGTGGAGCTCCAACTCTCCGAAGCTGCTTGAACGCATCCCTGAATCAGATCGTGAGGAATTGGTAAATCTCAGTGACGGTTGTGACGGAGTCATGAAAACTCTGGGTTTGCCTTGGAGTCGACTGAGGGATGAGTTTGCATTCGACGCGAATAATCTTACCGACTATTTGAAACCTCCGACCAAGCGATCTGTGCTACCCGAAATCAGGAAGCTCTTCGACCTGATTGGCCTTCTTTCCCCGGTTATCAACATCGCCAAGCTGAAGAAACCGTTGGTATCCCTGCAGGCCTTCGTGTGGAACCGTATTGAGAAAATACAGCTGCTCATGGGATCGTCGAGTGTACAATGGAGGTACATTTCAATGAAGGAACACCCGGCTGACGTCGTCTCGCGAGGACGGCTTCCAGAAGCATTGCGTACCAACGATCTGTGGTGGACGGGACCCAAGTTTCTGCAGAGTGTAGAGTACGACATCCCGGAGATTAGAGCAACACCGATCGTCACTGCATCCGAAACCAACAAAGATGAGTTGCCGGTGTTTTCGAAATACAGCTCATTTCTAAAACTGCAGCGATTCATTCGAAACTGCCGAATAAAGAACGCCTCACAGCGCGTTGCCAGTCATCGTCCGACGATTTCAGAGCTACGAGAGTCTCTGGAACTCATCGTGAAGGTTATCCAGCATGAGACGCTAGCGGATGAAGTTCAACGTATGGAATCCAACGAACCATGCCAACGGATCTATGTGCTGCATCCCAGCCATCACAAAGGAGTGATGCGAGCTGTCGACGTGAAGATTGACGGAACAACATACCGACGAGCGATTTCCAAACTCTCCATTCTACCGATCGAAGACAACTGCAATCCACATTGCAGTGCTTCAGATGACTTCCAGCCCGGGGGTGCATGTTCGCTACCGACAAGTACGCTCCGGTGGcaaatgtgccccactttcccctatcacgcaagagaaaatgaaaaacgtcaaacgcgggagcaccatcatcagcagcaagttgctcacccgccgccggcaccaccatcatcgccactcatcgatgtaaacacgcgctcgtgagtgaacgcgcgcgttgccgccaccgccaccgtcgggaactcagcgtcatcatcatcatcgccgtcatcgcGCGCGGAGAGAGCCGACCGCGTGTGTTGCAGTGACACCAGATTTCCGGATTGTTCTGGAGTTTTCGAATTCTTGTCGTGCAACATTTTTGAGCGCTATAAAAGCGAACATGGACCGACGTACTGCGAAAACAGTTTATTCTGACCCGGCTAACGGTCAAGTGTTAAGTGAAGTGAAGTATACTTATAAGCGTTGACGTGGCTTAGACAACGCCAAGTTAAGAGGAATAAAGTGCTTTAGTGTGAAAGTACTTCCCGTGTGTTCTTTCTTGCGAGGAAGAAtttcccgtttgaggcactgcggagccccaaacactTCCTCTTCCTCGTTTGCTTCCGTTCGTGGCCTAACTGCCGAGCGTTCGCGGTCGCTGCCTTGACGATGCCGCGAAGCTCCGGGCAAAATGGCGGCACTCACTCACCGTCGGGTAACGGCACGGTGATGGGCGGTTCTATCCAGCAGGATAGGCGACCTACTTCTGCAGTCTCGGGTGTAGGATTCGAGAACTGCGGTTGACTGAGAGGCGGTAGGACCACGCAAGGGTCTCGGTCGACTACTCGCACTCTACGGACTTCACCCAGGTAAAATACAAGGGGTCCTGCGGGCGATTTGGGAGCGAGATGGTGGTGCATTAGTTATGGGGACGGTTGGGATTCTGGTCGGGGGTGTGTTACCTGGATATTCTACGTTGGTCAGCTTTCTCCACtgtgtcactgtgacttacttctagcaagtaagtgtttatttgttagaagaaagtcacagtgacttctgcgcaacaaaaacctgcgccgccgtgactcttcggtgacaagtgtgttacttgggtaagaaacctcttgaggaattcctggaggcatccttaaagGGGAAATTCCGTAGAACTAttaatggaagaactccaggaggaatccctaaacgaataccttgaggaatccctaaataaattacttgaagaatctctagaggaattttggtagaaatccatggagaaatttctgaaggaattcctggagaaatttttagaggaattctaaaaggaatttctggtggagtgccaggaggaatttctggaggaattccagaaggattttcaggaggaattactgcaggaatcatcggtggaatttctagagggatccatgaaataattcttggaggaatgtgtagaagaaaccctagagaacAAATTCCTAGATTATTTCttcgaggaaaccctggaagaattcctggatccattctagaataaattcccagaaaaattcctgaggaaatacctggggtaattctcgcagaaattcttGGTAAAACTCTTGCAGAAGACACTTAtaacacgcgacgcgagacagacacaacacttattattcttacaaaacgttaaaaaggagatataattacctttttgagtcgaccggtttcgggctcgttgttgcccatcgacaggacgatgtctgACCGATGGGCAACAGTCCgactcttgcagaagtccctggagaaatgcctgaataaaatcctagaggattggcaggaggaatacctggaatagttgTTGAAAAATTCCGAAGAcatcccttgaggagtttctagaggaatctcaagatttatgatgaaatacaaagttcgatttctgagagaattccaggaggagtttctgatgaattcttagaggaaatactgaaaaaaccgctaaaattcttgaggaaatcctgaattcctggattaattcctgggggagtttctgaaggaatcccaataagagttcttgcaggcatttttgaaataatcccggaattcgtttttgaaagaataacagaagaaatttccggtgaatccctggaggaactcgaagtaatttctgaagaaacccgatgagcaatcccggaagcaatttcatgaggaactctatggaatctcaggagagctttcttagcgaatacctggaagaactttagtaggaatattcctggataaaaaaaaatgaagaaatcaatgcctgcagtaattgttgaaggaatactaggatccctaaaggttttttgtacaatttttttcaaacaattcttggagtattttttaataatctctgagtaaaatttt contains the following coding sequences:
- the LOC134286662 gene encoding uncharacterized protein LOC134286662, with amino-acid sequence MSPLNHTPKSENKKKDKKKEEMDDVKTLIYHRGQIKRKVTMINQTLQEAEDDLTKITPSLLRVFAKRLELHYQEYEAAHREVLDATPPSKFEEQGEMQMAFDMLHIEATDRLERLSTKLTAGGAPAMATGNPQVIIHQQPLRAPIPSFDGKVENWPKFRAMFEDIVVRSNESDAMKLHHLDKALLGEASGWITAKMIQENNFQQTWKQLQDQFENPRVIVDTHLAGLLELKPIAKRNHKDLLELVKAVNRHIGGLEYQGVKVDAMSGLLLTKIITARLDDQTLQLWERTQEHGKLPDFDKTMQFLQNECQVLERFQNRQHQASTTKEGSFRPSNTKSTSQKVHAATPTSKPQRCLLCDEDHRHFECPMFNKWTTTQRTEKVKELNLCFNCLSPGHRSAKCPSRKTCAECQRRHHTLLHEIPKPSPEKLAQPVQQASTAPVNQPASPSQLPSRSSSNTAVPNNQPLEQKTVMLMTALVNLRDLCNRKVPCRVLLDSGSQMSFISRSMADRLAVHRAPTLVPITGVGASRTCAHEKLSVAVESRYTDFSTMVECLVIPEVTGVIPTTQLDISKWPIPTSVFLADPEFNTPGQIDMLLGVSHFLRLLKLGRIQLREDLPDLQETQFGWVVAGDVEEEQNDQQCYVSTASTLSETMKRFWEVEEVNDADQPTDQEECEKKFQDTHYRDVDGRYVVSLPFREYPPQLKDNQKLALRRFFSLERRMKKDPALKLQYSKFIDDYEAQGHCREIFEDCDAPSRPRYYMPHHAVLRPSSSSTKLRVVFDASAKASPSDVALNQALLVGATVQNDIFVILVRFFKQFFVFTADISKMCRQIKVVPAHSSFQRIFWRDDPAQPLRVLELTTVTYGTACAPFLATRCLLQLSIDEADSFPIAANIIREDCYVDILSGADSVAEAIEYQTQLIGMLKSAGFPVHEWSSNSPKLLERIPESDREELVNLSDGCDGVMKTLGLPWSRLRDEFAFDANNLTDYLKPPTKRSVLPEIRKLFDLIGLLSPVINIAKLKKPLVSLQAFVWNRIEKIQLLMGSSSVQWRYISMKEHPADVVSRGRLPEALRTNDLWWTGPKFLQSVEYDIPEIRATPIVTASETNKDELPVFSKYSSFLKLQRFIRNCRIKNASQRVASHRPTISELRESLELIVKVIQHETLADEVQRMESNEPCQRIYVLHPSHHKGVMRAVDVKIDGTTYRRAISKLSILPIEDNCNPHCSASDDFQPGGACSLPTSYNSSANN